From one Rhodamnia argentea isolate NSW1041297 chromosome 1, ASM2092103v1, whole genome shotgun sequence genomic stretch:
- the LOC115748713 gene encoding uncharacterized protein LOC115748713, producing MADGASFDVILDFLRRNKFTRAEAALRSELNNRSDLNGFLQNLTLEEKDTGKFLSGQNGEKPAAVNQGPNSRDGGEASEELIVKEIEYGTTRSGPDSRSKSTVVEHSKYVEMSSNTDRSFTFPKGSEKNSGDLQPWKFNSSNEPSDLYENDVCSSSHSMSDLKVSEQPRYCNSEAPYSGKAHVFTREDVKFAGEKNAWVVSSSKNLSEPLGEPREVGKQVKVSNAYSKGGSDDNPWSRNEELTSISADPWKDCSIKTVFPFTKGETSNNYDVIIPHDNKEGKKKAEMMNDVRVAIKEQVDEVGRGLYFGKTQGGFDQKNVSSLGFPFLSENPKEELPRLPPVKLKSEEKSISNNWEEKYDRDGMSAKLASIDSTFLIGSYLDVPVGQEINSSGGKRLGGGNWLSVSHGIAEDTSDLVSGFATIGDGLSESIDYPNEYWDSDEYDDDDDVGYMRQPIEDEAWFLAHEIDYPSDNEKGTGHGSVPDPQEGGQIKDEDDDQSFAEEDSYFSGEQFLQSKNLEPVTASDDPMGLSVREVFGREEENDLIAQYDGQLMDEEELNFMRAEPVWQGFVAQTDELIMLGGEKVLNDCGRPQMDDICLDDDQHGSVRSIGVGINSDAADFGSEVRESLVGGSSEGDLDYLCDHDVGSASKHYKSEADKNYSKRLNREQRRKYKLDPNQYSIGNDKSIQTEVKGQIEGGFSFPPPLRDEQLLHAGSSKSLWSENSNAVVNHVAEQRLNASVGADDMLATWKRKSSDASTVKSSRDEDNANAIRSADSSPSSLSNYGYAERDHIKKEDDEKPGAREDDPVASLEDEEAAAVQEQVRQIKAQEEEFETFNLKIVHRKNRTGFEEDKNFHVVLNSVIAGRYHVTEYLGSAAFSKAIQAHDLHTGMDVCVKIIKNNKDFFDQSLDEIKLLKYVNKHDPGDKYHILRLYDYFYYREHLLIVCELLKANLYEFHKFNRESGGEVYFTMPRLQSITIQCLEALQFLHGLGLIHCDLKPENILVKSYNRCEVKVIDLGSSCFETDHLCSYVQSRSYRAPEVILGLSYDKKIDVWSLGCILAELCTGNVLFQNDSPATLLARVIGIIGPIDQDMLAKGRDTYKYFTKNHMLYERNQDTSRLEYLIPKKTSLRHRLPMGDQGFTDFVAHLLEVNPRKRPTAADALKHPWLSYPYEPISS from the exons ATGGCTGATGGTGCCTCATTTGACGTGATTCTAGATTTTCTCCGAAGAAATAAATTCACCCGAGCAGAGGCGGCTCTGCGCAGTGAGCTCAACAATCGCTCTGATTTGAATGGGTTTCTTCAGAACCTCACACTCGAGGAGAAGGACACAGGCAAGTTTCTGAGCGGACAAAACGGCGAGAAACCAGCTGCAGTGAATCAGGGCCCCAATTCTCGTGATGGCGGTGAAGCTTCCGAGGAACTCATCGTGAAAGAAATAGAGTACGGCACCACCAGAAGTGGTCCAGACAGCAGATCTAAGAGCACTGTGGTTGAACATAGCAAATATGTTGAGATGTCGAGTAACACTGACAGGAGTTTTACTTTCCCTAAAGGTTCAGAAAAGAATTCGGGTGACCTACAGCCATGGAAATTTAATTCTAGCAATGAGCCTTCAGATCTTTATGAAAATGATGTCTGCAGTAGTTCTCATAGCATGTCTGATCTGAAGGTCTCCGAACAGCCGAGATATTGCAATAGCGAGGCTCCTTATTCTGGCAAAGCTCATGTCTTTACAAGAGAAGATGTTAAATTTGCTGGTGAAAAGAATGCATGGGTTGTCAGTTCTAGTAAAAACCTTTCTGAACCCCTCGGTGAACCTAGGGAAGTTGGCAAACAAGTAAAAGTTAGCAATGCCTACTCTAAGGGTGGTTCTGATGATAATCCATGGTCTAGAAATGAGGAGCTTACATCTATATCAGCAGACCCCTGGAAAGATTGTTCAATTAAAACAGTTTTTCCGTTCACGAAAGGGGAGACTTCAAACAATTATGACGTTATCATTCCTCACGACaataaggaaggaaagaaaaaagcagAGATGATGAATGATGTTCGGGTGGCTATTAAGGAACAGGTAGATGAGGTTGGCAGAGGATTGTACTTTGGAAAGACACAAGGGGGTTTTGATCAGAAGAATGTTAGCAGCTTAGGCTTTCCATTTCTATCTGAGAACCCAAAGGAAGAACTACCTAGGTTGCCCCCGGTCAAACTCAAGTCAGAGGAAAAGTCCATTTCCAACAATTGGGAAGAGAAGTATGATCGCGATGGAATGAGCGCAAAGCTTGCGAGCATTGACAGTACGTTCCTTATAGGGTCATATCTGGATGTTCCCGTAGGACAAGAAATTAATTCTTCAG GTGGGAAAAGGCTTGGTGGTGGCAATTGGCTATCTGTAAGTCATGGCATCGCGGAGGATACATCTGATCTGGTTTCAGGTTTTGCAACTATTGGAGATGGGTTGAGCGAGTCTATTGACTATCCAAACGAGTATTGGGATTCTGATGAgtatgacgacgacgacgatgttGGTTATATGAGGCAGCCTATTGAGGATGAGGCCTGGTTTCTGGCCCATGAAATAGACTATCCTAGTGATAATGAGAAGGGAACTGGCCACGGCAGTGTTCCTGACCCGCAGGAAGGAGGTCAAATTAAAGATGAGGACGACGATCAATCTTTTGCTGAGGAGGATTCTTACTTCTCTGGGGAGCAATTTCTTCAATCAAAAAACCTGGAACCAGTTACAGCTTCAGATGATCCGATGGGGCTGTCAGTGAGAGAAGTTTTTGGCAGGGAGGAGGAGAATGATTTAATCGCACAATATGATGGACAGCTGATGGATGAGGAAGAACTGAATTTCATGCGTGCGGAACCTGTGTGGCAAGGTTTTGTCGCACAAACAGATGAACTCATCATGTTAGGGGGTGAGAAGGTTCTGAATGATTGTGGGAGGCCTCAAATGGATGATATATGTCTTGATGATGATCAACACGGTTCTGTTAGATCAATTGGCGTGGGCATCAACAGTGATGCTGCTGATTTCGGTAGTGAAGTTCGGGAAAGTTTAGTTGGGGGCAGCAGTGAAGGAGATTTAGACTACCTCTGTGATCATGATGTTGGATCTGCATCCAAACACTATAAAAGTGAAGCAGACAAAAATTACAGTAAGAGGTTGAACAGGGAACAAAGgagaaagtataagcttgaTCCCAACCAATATTCTATTGGGAATGACAAAAGCATACAGACAGAAGTGAAGGGTCAAATAGAAGGGGGTTTTTCATTCCCTCCTCCATTGAGGGATGAGCAGTTGCTTCATGCTGGCTCTAGCAAATCCTTATGGTCAGAGAACTCCAATGCTGTTGTGAATCATGTAGCTGAGCAGAGATTGAACGCTTCCGTGGGAGCTGATGACATGCTAGCcacatggaaaaggaaaagcagCGACGCTTCCACCGTTAAAAGTTCAAGAGATGAAGATAATGCAAATGCTATAAGATCAGCGGATTCTTCTCCATCCTCTCTATCGAATTATGGTTATGCTGAAAGAGACCACATCAAGAAAGAAGACGATGAAAAACCAGGTGCGAGAGAGGATGACCCGGTGGCATCCCTGGAGGATGAAGAAGCCGCTGCGGTGCAGGAGCAAGTAAGGCAAATCAAGGCTCAGGAAGAGGAATTTGAGACTTTTAATCTGAAAATTGTCCACAGGAAAAACAG AACCGGCTTTGAGGAAGACAAGAATTTTCATGTTGTTTTAAATTCAGTCATCGCTGGGCGGTATCATGTCACTGAATATCTTGGCTCTGCTGCATTTAGTAAGGCCATACAAGCTCATGATCTGCATACAGGCATGGATGTATGcgttaaaattataaaaaacaaCAAAGACTTCTTTGATCAGAGCCTGGATGAAATAAAGCTTCTCAAGTACGTCAACAAGCATGATCCTGGCGACAAGTACCACATCCTCCGTTTGTATGATTATTTTTACTACCGA GAGCATCTGTTGATAGTATGCGAACTACTTAAAGCAAACTTATATGAGTTTCACAAATTCAATAGAGAGTCTGGAGGGGAAGTTTACTTCACTATGCCTAGATTGCAG TCAATAACCATTCAGTGTTTGGAAGCACTTCAATTCTTGCATGGCCTTGGCCTCATCCACTGTGATCTCAAGCCTGAGAATATATTGGTAAAAAGCTACAATAGATGCGAAGTGAAGGTCATTGATCTCGGGAGTAGTTGTTTTGAAACAGATCATTTATGCTCATATGTTCAGTCGCGATCTTATCGGGCTCCGGAAGTTATTCTGGGACTGTCATATGATAAGAAGATCGACGTATGGTCACTTGGCTGCATATTGGCAGAACTTTGCACTGGAAAT GTTCTCTTCCAAAATGATTCACCTGCAACACTGCTTGCACGTGTCATTGGGATTATTGGCCCCATTGATCAAGACATGCTGGCGAAAGGAAGAGACACATACAAATACTTTACAAAAAATCATATGCTGTATGAGCGGAATCAG GATACCAGCAGACTGGAATATCTGATACCAAAGAAGACGTCTTTGAGGCATCGATTGCCTATGGGGGACCAAGGATTTACTGACTTTGTTGCGCATCTACTTGAGGTAAATCCAAGGAAACGCCCTACCGCTGCTGACGCTTTGAAGCACCCGTGGCTGTCATATCCATATGAACCGATATCCTCTTGA
- the LOC115748771 gene encoding fasciclin-like arabinogalactan protein 21, producing the protein MAIESLQLSILLVAIFFSPSATTTSMDEALSASPPESQAQQQELIPESLSPTSLFEPILSHLGFHDLAMAVPSLTDSPSFTTWNGPSTLFAPSDSSIVSCASCSIPRILSEHIVPGLFSFNYLQKLAFGTKVETMSSGHCLTITSGTHQATNTTRIFINGVEISHPDMFSNGVVVVHGLEGFIAPLSPFSCSVEKMTSLAFPFLPLVSSSPSPLMRLMLRDAVLRLRTSGFGILALAIKIKYSELANLQSATIFTVDDISIFTGAQSYVSNVRFHIVPNRYLAIADLERLPAGTLLPSLERGQYLAVTTAGGAAMLRINYVRMKSPDVMKNQKIVVHSLSLPFPHLHPASLHGLVNRHSHIEENVGTNNQSMKGSCAALEEHEGCEVIPP; encoded by the coding sequence ATGGCGATCGAGTCCCTGCAGCTCTCCATCCTCCTAGTAGCCATCTTCTTCTCCCCCTCCGCAACCACAACCTCCATGGACGAAGCTCTCTCCGCCTCGCCGCCAGAGTCTCAAGCTCAGCAGCAAGAGCTCATCCCCGAGTCCCTCTCGCCGACCTCGCTCTTCGAGCCCATCCTCTCTCACCTCGGCTTCCACGACCTCGCCATGGCGGTCCCCTCGCTCACCGACTCGCCGTCGTTCACGACGTGGAACGGACCTTCCACCCTCTTCGCTCCGTCCGATTCCTCCATCGTGTCCTGCGCCTCCTGCTCCATCCCTCGCATCCTCAGCGAGCACATCGTCCCCGGCCTCTTCAGCTTCAACTACCTCCAGAAGCTCGCCTTCGGCACCAAGGTCGAGACGATGAGCTCCGGCCACTGCCTCACCATCACTTCGGGCACTCATCAAGCAACCAACACCACCAGAATCTTCATCAACGGCGTCGAGATCTCTCATCCCGACATGTTCAGCAACGGAGTCGTCGTCGTTCACGGCCTCGAAGGCTTCATCGCGCCACTGTCTCCTTTCTCCTGCAGCGTCGAGAAGATGACGTCTCTGGCGTTTCCGTTCCTGCCGCTGGTATCCTCCTCTCCTTCGCCACTCATGCGCCTGATGCTGCGCGACGCGGTGCTGCGACTCCGGACCAGCGGATTCGGCATTCTGGCGCTCGCCATCAAGATCAAGTACTCCGAGCTGGCGAATCTCCAAAGCGCGACGATCTTCACCGTTGACGACATCTCGATTTTCACCGGCGCTCAGAGCTACGTCAGCAACGTGCGGTTCCACATCGTGCCGAACCGATACCTCGCCATCGCCGACCTGGAGAGGCTTCCGGCGGGGACGCTGTTGCCGTCGCTGGAGAGAGGGCAGTATCTAGCGGTGACGACGGCAGGTGGAGCTGCGATGCTGAGGATCAACTACGTGAGGATGAAGAGCCCCGACGTGATGAAGAATCAGAAGATCGTGGTGCATTCCTTGTCCCTGCCGTTCCCTCATCTTCACCCTGCGTCACTCCATGGTCTGGTCAACCGTCACAGTCACATCGAGGAGAACGTCGGCACAAATAACCAGAGTATGAAGGGCTCGTGCGCTGCTCTTGAGGAGCACGAAGGCTGCGAGGTGATTCCTCCATGA